One window of the Panthera uncia isolate 11264 unplaced genomic scaffold, Puncia_PCG_1.0 HiC_scaffold_1804, whole genome shotgun sequence genome contains the following:
- the LOC125917412 gene encoding LOW QUALITY PROTEIN: mucin-3B-like (The sequence of the model RefSeq protein was modified relative to this genomic sequence to represent the inferred CDS: inserted 1 base in 1 codon; deleted 2 bases in 2 codons; substituted 1 base at 1 genomic stop codon), which produces MGARENHTYSYTGHFHSVFHDRNYFSSHNRIINYSQEYSQFSDINLFYPSDRQSLDISHDTSTNALTTSFGTTISFSISTTIMSSSLSSASVNSMLTTTPNSLPTFSPLSGMENTGTSVTAFTTLFSSETTRTSPTMSSLKTFATETTTTCFISSTTPCPESISVTIVPASPTTSCMEMGPSSEVTSMPNIPMLVFTSTTEMATSPSSTSMTTVFPRHTDTSASVLETHPTNSIMDAPSSISTGTVPSYTVLISTQRPTSGSWMSTNSVTVPHMPGFMSLPLTMKPSSRFPTAMVTSIKLTHSTPPTIKIPETPVVISQTTTTLMSPRATSTTTQMTTQSRLTTCPGNCDHGGTWMQGLCHCPLGFSGDHCELQEIRCQNGGKWDGLKCHFPSIFHGXLLEFVVEEVDLDTVGAEGDMEVSVDQEISPDLNDNTSKAYEDFSDTFWDQMQKIYQNVQGFKDVEILSLRNGSIVVPFSLQLESEYEKVKTVLKEELQNVSHNGDSCQSEXTLCFRPDSIKVTNDTRTPLPPPAICRRATAKRYEDFFFPTMEENGLRCVTKCTSGVDGAIDCHQGQCLVERSGPARRCFSTDTRWFSGPRCEVAVAWRALVGGLTGAAALRLLALSIFVARSSTAGRGGGRGARWGWVLGRRRMWDEDTVGTFSDLGLEDERTVKDENFQVALEDVDINVSVRAPRGDGEELSQIQVQKPSRQPPGQGPG; this is translated from the exons AAAACCACACTTATTCCTACACAGGACATTTCCACAGTGTCTTTCATGACAGAAATTACTTCTCCTCCCACAATCGCATCATTAATTACTCCCAGGAATACAGTCAATTCTCTGACATCAACCTCTTCTACCCCAGTGACCGCCAATCCCTTGACATCAGCCACGA TACATCTACAAACGCGCTAACTACTTCTTTCGGTACTACTATTTCCTTTTCAATATCCACAACAATAATGTCCTCTTCCCTATCCTCCGCCAGTGTAAATTCAATGCTCACGACCACCCCTAACTCTCTTCCTACATTCTCACCTCTCTCTGGCATGGAAAATACAGGGACTTCTGTCACTGCTTTCACTACTCTTTTTTCATCCGAAACTACAAGAACTTCTCCAACCATGTCTTCTCTA AAGACCTTTGCGACTGAAACAACCAccacttgttttatttcttctactaCCCCATGTCCAGAATCTATATCAGTTACGATAGTGCCTGCCTCTCCCACTACTTCATGTATGGAAATGGGTCCAAGTAGTGAAGTTACCTCGATGCCTAACATCCCAATGTTAGTGTTCACCTCTACTACTGAGATGGCTACCTCCCCTAGTTCCACCAGTATGACAACTGTGTTTCCTAGGCATACGGACACTTCTGCTTCCGTTCTGGAAACTCATCCTACCAACAGCATAATGGATGCTCCTAGTTCTATCAGCACTGGGACTGTCCCCAGTTACACGGTTTTGATAAGCACTCAAAGACCCACCAGTGGAAGCTGGATGAGCACCAATTCTGTAACCGTCCCACATATGCCTGGCTTCATGAGCCTCCCACTGACCATGAAACCAAGCAGCAGGTTTCCAACTGCCATGGTGACTTCAATCAAGTTGACtcactccaccccacccaccatCAAGATTCCAGAAACACCGGTAGTCATCTCTCAGACTACCACCACCCTTATGTCACCCAGGGCAACTTCAACCACTACTCAGATGACCACACAGTCTAGACTGACTAC TTGCCCAGGCAACTGTGACCATGGTGGCACCTGGATGCAAGGCCTATGCCACTGCCCTTTGGGGTTCTCTGGGGACCACTGTGAGCTCCAGGAGATCAGGTGCCAGAATGGAGGTAAATGGGATGGCCTCAAGTGCCACTTCCCTAGCATCTTCCATG TACTGTTGGAGTTTGTGGTGGAAGAGGTGGATCTGG ACACTGTGGGTGCTGAAGGGGATATGGAGGTGTCTGTTGACCAGGAGATCTCCCCTGACCTCAATGACAACACTTCCAAGGCCTATGAGGATTTCAGCGACACCTTCTGGGATCA GATGCAGAAGATTTACCAAAATGTGCAGGGATTCAAGGATGTGGAGATCCTGTCCCTGAG GAATGGCAGCATTGTGGTGCCCTTTAGCCTCCAGCTGGAGAGCGAGTATGAGAAGGTGAAGACAGTCTTGAAGGAGGAGCTCCAGAATGTCAGCCACAATGGGGACAGCTGCCAGAGTGAGTAGA ccctgtgtTTTAGGCCTGACTCCATCAAGGTGACCAACGACACCAGG acccccctcccacctccagccaTCTGTCGCCGGGCCACTGCCAAACGCTATGAGGATTTCTTCTTC CCTACGATGGAGGAGAACGGGCTCCGCTGCGTCACCAAATGCACGTCGGGCGTGGATGGCGCCATCGACTGTCACCAAGGCCAGTGCCTTGTGGAGAGGAGCGGTCCCGCTCGCCG CTGCTTCTCCACGGACACGCGCTGGTTTTCGGGCCCGCGCTGCGAGGTGGCTGTCGCCTGGAGGGCACTGGTCGGGGGCCTGACGGGGGCCGCGGCCCTGCGGCTGCTGGCGCTGAGCATCTTCGTTGCCCGCTCCAGCACAGCCGGCCGAGGCGGAGGCAGGGGAGCGCGTTGGGGGTGG GTCCTGGGGCGGCGACGGATGTGGGATGAGGACACTGTGGGGACGTTTTCGGACTTGGGCTTGGAGGACGAGCGAACAG tcaAGGATGAAAACTTCCAGGTGGCCTTGGAGGACGTGGACATCAATGTGAGCGTGAGGGCGCCAAGGGGGGATGGTGAGGAGCTCTCCCAGATCCAGGTCCAGAAGCCCTCCCGCCAGCCACCAGGGCAGGGGCCGGGCTAG